Proteins encoded together in one Leucoraja erinacea ecotype New England chromosome 30, Leri_hhj_1, whole genome shotgun sequence window:
- the LOC129711454 gene encoding arylacetamide deacetylase-like 4 codes for MDVAVWAVSMALALGLGLLLLLITGVICTVYSDSVLPPGIQGPGKLRLIYAVQVTIAVLGNIVHSLGLGSGSQLAVIRYLRGKMLGTTHKKAAGLEITDEVFDGVPVRVYRPLPRAAGRRRGVLYFHGGGWVFGSINEYDHLCQYIARESGSVVVSVEYRLAPEHRYPAQLDDCLTATLHFIRTAADYTVDNSRIVVSGDSAGGNLTAAVCLRVSGLEQESPELPPLRAQVMIYPALQMVDFTLPSYRQNQCVPLLFRTRMAFFYLHYLNGEVSLGEEVVDGQHLPLELRAAYRKWINGDLIPDQFKAGGHRPSPPQTPDNEAVDLLKRSLEPTFSPLLASDAAISKMPPAYILTCQFDVLRDDGLLFKKRLEDNGVPVSWHHIPDGFHGIVSFFDNGYLTFPSGKLAVDNIVAFLKDI; via the exons ATGGACGTGGCCGTGTGGGCAGTGAGCATGGCGCTGGCGCTGGGTCTGGGCTTGTTGCTGCTGCTCATCACTGGTGTAATCTGCACCGTGTACTCGGACTCTGTGCTGCCTCCGGGCATCCAGGGGCCGGGCAAACTCCGCCTCATCTATGCGGTCCAAGTGACCATCGCCGTGCTG GGTAACATCGTGCACAGCTTGGGGCTCGGATCTGGGTCTCAGCTCGCTGTTATCCGATACCTGCGTGGAAAGATGCTGGGAACAACACACAAGAAGGCAGCCGGGCTGGAGATCACGGATGAAGTGTTTGATGGAGTCCCCGTGAGGGTTTACCGACCGCTGCCACGAGCcgcagggaggaggagaggggtcctGTACTTCCACGGAGGGGGCTGGGTGTTTGGCAGCATCA ATGAGTACGACCACTTGTGCCAGTATATTGCACGAGAATCAGGCTCCGTGGTGGTATCTGTGGA GTACCGCCTTGCCCCTGAGCACAGATACCCCGCCCAGCTGGACGACTGCCTGACGGCCACTCTACACTTCATCCGGACAGCAGCCGACTACACGGTGGACAACAGCAGGATAGTGGTGAGCGGGGACAGTGCGGGCGGCAATCTCACTGCGGCCGTGTGCCTGAGAGTGTCCGGGCTGGAGCAGGAGAGCCCGGAGCTGCCCCCACTCCGAGCCCAGGTGATGATCTACCCTGCTCTGCAGATGGTGGACTTCACCCTCCCCTCCTACCGCCAGAACCAGTGCGTGCCGCTCCTCTTCCGCACGCGCATGGCCTTCTTCTACCTGCACTACCTGAACGGCGAGGTGTCACtgggagaggaggtggtggaTGGACAGCACCTGCCCCTGGAGCTCCGAGCTGCCTACAGGAAGTGGATCAATGGTGATCTCATCCCCGACCAGTTCAAGGCTGGTGGTCACCGTCCCAGCCCTCCCCAGACCCCAGACAATGAAGCAGTGGACCTCCTTAAACGGAGCTTGGAGCCgacattctcccctctcctggcTAGCGATGCTGCCATCAGCAAGATGCCCCCCGCCTACATCCTCACCTGCCAGTTCGACGTGCTTCGGGACGATGGACTTCTGTTCAAAAAGAGACTGGAAGATAACGGCGTTCCCGTCTCCTGGCACCACATTCCCGACGGTTTCCATGGGATCGTCAGCTTCTTTGATAATGGCTACCTGACATTCCCATCTGGAAAACTGGCTGTGGACAACATTGTGGCCTTCCTTAAGGACATATAA
- the cfap107 gene encoding cilia- and flagella-associated protein 107, with protein sequence MTETETENCPRHLEDRFGPDPVQSAPGWRIQQHYVNKVLVGNWAEDRLKFIKGSCFGTTTYRADYKRYPFVPADVKEKILIRQKHKGVPLSVFFSHHDIPRSWYLVSHYDEAMNKRPNPCLPPLRTWDKRNVVWRPERTDYPIIAPPTNFGLVQEKMAKLHNQKLRHHTMYQSVYNVSYGPHSIAHLCL encoded by the exons atgacagagacagagacagagaattGTCCCCGACACCTGGAGGACCGGTTCGGCCCGGACCCCGTGCAGTCCGCGCCGGGCTGGAGAATCCAGCAACACTATGTGAACAAGGTGCTGGTCGGCAACTGGGCGGAGGATCGGCTGAAG TTCATCAAGGGATCGTGCTTTGGGACCACCACGTATCGAGCCGATTACAAGCGCTACCCGTTCGTGCCGGCCGATGTCAAGGAGAAGATTTTGATCCGGCAGAAGCACAAG GGCGTCCCCCTTTCAGTTTTCTTCTCTCACCACGACATCCCTCGCTCCTGGTATCTCGTGAGTCATTACGATGAAGCAATGAACAAACGGccaaacccgtgcctgcctccacTGCGTACGTGGGATAAGAGAAATGTGGTTTGGCGTCCTGAACGAACAGATTACCCAATAATAG CTCCGCCTACTAACTTTGGCCTCGTGCAAGAGAAGATGGCAAAGTTGCACAACCAGAAGCTGCGACATCATACGATGTACCAGAGTGTGTACAACGTCTCCTACGGGCCACACTCCATTGCACACTTATGCCTGTGA